A single genomic interval of Lewinellaceae bacterium harbors:
- the tilS gene encoding tRNA lysidine(34) synthetase TilS — protein MLPAIREYFESRDPEFRTKRYLIAVSGGRDSMALLHAMHQLGLLIASAHVHFGLRPEADFEQDLVQSFSGQLSIECFTTVFDTKQYATFHKISTQEAARQLRYEWFTALKERHGFDHIVTAHHQEDLMETWLINAIRGSGWRGMMSIPEENNLILRPLLKVSRKEIDHYISLNNIPFMEDSSNSGDDYLRNRIRHHLLPVLDNISRGRAAQLPATIDHLKDAGALLQSFLDELHTNMVIAKADFLQLHLAKLLRFPNPAYVLGEVLYRYGFSFHQAENLWNAFEKNHSGAVISGNDYEALVDRVHILLRKITASSNVTLNIDRPDLPFRSKTNSGEIEIIQSVAPEHFTKNNFNIYFNENKISWPIRYSRWHPGDRIQSFGLEGKYHHVQDILTDAKYNKWEKESVYVVRDQEGIIWIPGLRMAERGRVSPGDVCIQMMWRSTAS, from the coding sequence ATGCTGCCAGCAATTAGGGAATATTTCGAGTCCAGGGATCCGGAATTCAGGACTAAAAGGTACCTGATCGCTGTCAGTGGAGGCCGGGATAGCATGGCTTTGTTGCATGCCATGCACCAGCTCGGTCTGCTCATTGCATCTGCCCATGTGCATTTTGGTTTGCGTCCCGAGGCAGACTTTGAACAGGACCTGGTCCAATCTTTTTCCGGTCAACTATCCATCGAATGTTTCACCACCGTGTTTGATACCAAGCAATATGCGACTTTTCATAAAATCTCCACCCAGGAAGCAGCCCGTCAACTGCGTTATGAATGGTTTACCGCATTGAAGGAAAGACATGGATTCGACCATATCGTCACCGCCCACCATCAGGAAGATCTTATGGAGACCTGGCTGATCAACGCCATCCGGGGAAGCGGCTGGCGCGGAATGATGAGTATTCCGGAAGAAAACAACTTGATACTTAGGCCATTGCTAAAAGTTAGCCGGAAAGAAATTGACCACTACATCAGCCTTAATAATATCCCCTTTATGGAAGATTCCAGCAATTCAGGTGATGATTACTTACGTAACCGGATAAGGCATCACCTGCTGCCGGTACTGGACAATATATCCCGTGGAAGGGCGGCACAGCTACCAGCTACGATCGACCACCTCAAAGACGCCGGAGCCCTCTTACAGTCTTTTCTGGATGAGCTGCATACCAATATGGTGATTGCAAAGGCTGATTTTTTACAGCTTCATTTAGCTAAGTTGCTTCGTTTCCCCAATCCAGCGTATGTACTTGGCGAAGTCCTTTACCGATACGGATTTTCATTTCATCAGGCAGAAAATCTGTGGAATGCTTTTGAAAAGAACCATTCGGGTGCAGTGATTTCCGGAAATGACTATGAAGCATTGGTCGACCGGGTTCACATCTTACTTAGGAAAATAACAGCTTCTTCCAATGTGACGTTGAACATCGACAGACCCGATCTGCCATTTCGGTCTAAAACAAATTCCGGTGAAATAGAAATTATACAATCTGTTGCACCTGAACATTTTACAAAGAATAACTTCAATATATACTTTAATGAAAACAAGATTTCCTGGCCGATCAGGTACAGTCGATGGCACCCCGGTGACCGGATACAGTCATTTGGCCTGGAAGGAAAATATCACCATGTACAGGATATTTTAACCGATGCCAAATACAACAAGTGGGAGAAAGAGTCGGTGTATGTCGTAAGGGATCAGGAAGGAATCATCTGGATTCCCGGATTACGCATGGCTGAGAGAGGTCGGGTGTCGCCCGGAGATGTCTGTATCCAAATGATGTGGCGATCTACTGCTTCTTGA